A genomic window from Halorubrum trapanicum includes:
- a CDS encoding Zn-ribbon domain-containing OB-fold protein, whose translation MSDNEHDDATGSDGEESGGDEPTFEAAEYADGTVTYPPHTVSPNGAERVGTVDLREHEARVITWTTSTATPPGVREPNTLAIVEFEMGDEYDGPPVRALGQIAEREDDSGKSFDVDIGDRVEPVYADELREPGAGIREPESQDWDGFRFRPVE comes from the coding sequence ATGAGCGACAACGAGCACGACGACGCGACCGGAAGCGACGGCGAGGAGTCCGGCGGCGACGAACCGACGTTCGAGGCGGCGGAGTACGCGGACGGGACGGTCACCTACCCGCCCCACACCGTGAGCCCGAACGGCGCCGAGCGCGTCGGGACGGTCGACCTCCGCGAACACGAGGCCCGGGTGATCACGTGGACGACCTCGACCGCGACGCCCCCGGGCGTCCGCGAGCCGAACACGCTCGCGATCGTCGAGTTCGAGATGGGCGACGAGTACGACGGCCCGCCGGTCCGCGCGCTCGGGCAGATCGCGGAGCGCGAGGACGACTCCGGGAAGTCGTTCGACGTCGACATCGGCGACCGCGTCGAGCCGGTGTACGCCGACGAGTTGCGCGAGCCGGGCGCCGGCATCCGCGAGCCGGAGAGCCAGGACTGGGACGGGTTCCGGTTCCGACCGGTCGAGTAG
- a CDS encoding putative phosphothreonine lyase domain-containg protein, with translation MVTDRSPTEIDEEGWHWLRVKHVTGFPRQARDGYFPDHDVTRPAATSEADLPGVDPKRVASLPADPETVRDVDRLALETTYLSGKWLVERPAETVDEFWEAVVEDVEAGRFWDAEVTTRAGREAFGETDHAVLVFTPNYFGRADVERVRRRLREVHGATEEIRYRPDVYTLDGVHEERLGALAASDAARFRV, from the coding sequence ATGGTCACAGACCGCTCGCCCACCGAAATCGACGAGGAGGGGTGGCACTGGCTCCGGGTCAAGCACGTGACCGGATTTCCCAGGCAGGCCCGCGACGGCTACTTTCCGGACCACGACGTGACGCGGCCGGCCGCGACGAGCGAGGCAGACCTGCCGGGAGTCGACCCGAAGCGAGTGGCGTCGCTCCCGGCCGACCCCGAGACCGTCCGCGACGTCGACCGCCTCGCGCTGGAGACGACGTACCTGAGCGGGAAGTGGCTCGTCGAGCGCCCCGCCGAGACGGTCGACGAGTTCTGGGAAGCGGTCGTCGAAGATGTCGAAGCCGGGCGGTTCTGGGACGCGGAGGTCACGACCCGCGCCGGCCGCGAGGCGTTCGGCGAGACGGACCACGCCGTGCTGGTGTTCACGCCGAACTACTTCGGTCGGGCGGACGTCGAGCGGGTGCGGCGCCGGCTGCGGGAGGTCCACGGGGCGACCGAGGAGATCCGGTACCGACCCGACGTGTACACGCTCGACGGGGTCCACGAGGAGCGGCTCGGCGCGCTCGCCGCCTCCGACGCGGCGCGGTTCCGGGTCTGA
- a CDS encoding metallophosphoesterase, with protein sequence MARGEPTTVEPVVGEPAAVADLNDERALLVADVHAGIEVGLRYERGVELDSRADARRERLCGLVAETAADRLVVLGDLAHRIGAPDGDERAELETLIRAVTDRVPMTLVEGNHDAGVAAAFADDLDVIGAGGGVLGDTVAVCHGHTWPDPALLDADVVCMGHEHPQVRLEDAVGGSRVERAWLRGELDPAAFAEDGADGVGDASDTDPPELVVFPAFNERSGGTWVNVEGQSFLAPFLPAALPAGDAYLLDGTRLGDYRRI encoded by the coding sequence ATGGCGCGGGGCGAGCCGACCACCGTCGAACCGGTCGTCGGCGAGCCGGCGGCCGTGGCCGACCTCAACGACGAGCGGGCGCTGCTCGTCGCCGACGTCCACGCCGGCATCGAGGTCGGCCTGCGCTACGAGCGCGGCGTCGAACTGGACTCCCGCGCCGACGCGCGGCGCGAGCGACTCTGCGGTCTCGTCGCCGAGACGGCCGCCGACCGGCTCGTCGTCCTCGGCGACCTCGCGCACCGGATCGGAGCGCCCGACGGCGACGAGCGCGCGGAGCTGGAAACCCTGATCCGCGCCGTCACCGACCGCGTGCCGATGACGCTCGTCGAGGGGAACCACGACGCGGGCGTCGCGGCGGCGTTCGCGGACGACCTCGACGTGATCGGCGCCGGCGGCGGCGTGCTCGGGGATACCGTCGCCGTCTGCCACGGCCACACGTGGCCGGACCCGGCGCTCCTCGACGCCGACGTGGTGTGTATGGGCCACGAACACCCCCAAGTGCGACTGGAGGACGCGGTCGGCGGCTCGCGCGTCGAGCGCGCGTGGCTCCGCGGCGAGCTCGACCCCGCGGCGTTCGCCGAGGACGGCGCGGACGGTGTCGGGGACGCCAGCGACACCGACCCGCCCGAACTCGTCGTCTTCCCCGCGTTCAACGAGCGGTCGGGCGGGACGTGGGTGAACGTCGAGGGGCAGTCGTTCCTCGCGCCGTTCCTCCCCGCCGCGCTCCCGGCCGGGGACGCGTACCTGCTCGACGGGACGCGGCTCGGCGACTACCGCCGGATCTGA
- a CDS encoding Single-stranded DNA binding protein, translating into MDVNSHAEELASDLGVDKEEVKADLENLLEYSVPIDEAKQSVRRKHGGGGGGSSPTPDAVDVGEITTDHDGVTVTVRVLTQGTRTIRYQGDDLTIREGEVADETGVISYTAWQDFGFEPGDSLTIGNAGVREWEGEPELNLNDSTTVAIADEPVEVDREVGGDRSLVDVTAGDRGRNVEVRVLEVDEKTISGRDGETDILEGVVGDETAKLPFTDWQPRSEIEAGADLRIEDVYVREFRGVPSINLTEFSTVTPLPDPVEVAEDAPRLSVADAVGSGGMFDVEVVGNVLEVRDGSGLIERCPECGRVVQNGQCRSHGDVDGEDDLRVKAILDDGTDTVTVVLDDELTAEVYGGGLDDALDAAKDAMDKEVVADDIADTLVGRAYRVRGNLSVDDYGATLDAVEFELADDDPADHARAALAEVGE; encoded by the coding sequence ATGGACGTCAACAGCCATGCCGAGGAGCTCGCCTCCGACCTCGGCGTCGACAAAGAGGAGGTCAAAGCCGACCTGGAGAACCTACTGGAGTACAGCGTCCCGATCGACGAGGCGAAACAGAGCGTCCGCCGGAAGCACGGCGGCGGTGGCGGCGGGTCGTCGCCCACGCCCGACGCCGTCGACGTCGGCGAGATCACGACGGACCACGACGGCGTGACGGTCACCGTTCGCGTGCTCACGCAGGGGACGCGCACGATCCGCTACCAGGGCGACGACCTCACGATCCGCGAGGGGGAGGTCGCCGACGAGACCGGCGTCATCTCCTACACCGCCTGGCAGGACTTCGGCTTCGAGCCGGGCGACTCGCTGACGATCGGCAACGCCGGCGTCCGCGAGTGGGAGGGCGAGCCGGAGCTCAACCTCAACGACTCCACCACCGTCGCCATCGCCGACGAGCCGGTCGAGGTCGACCGCGAGGTCGGCGGCGACCGCAGCCTCGTCGACGTCACGGCCGGCGACCGCGGGCGAAACGTGGAGGTCCGGGTGCTGGAGGTCGACGAGAAGACCATCTCCGGCCGCGACGGCGAGACGGACATCTTAGAGGGGGTCGTCGGCGACGAGACCGCGAAGCTCCCCTTCACCGACTGGCAGCCGCGCTCCGAGATCGAGGCCGGCGCCGACCTCCGGATCGAGGACGTGTACGTCCGGGAGTTCCGCGGCGTCCCCTCGATCAACCTCACCGAGTTCTCGACGGTCACCCCGCTCCCCGACCCGGTCGAGGTCGCCGAGGACGCCCCCCGCCTCTCGGTCGCCGACGCGGTCGGCTCCGGCGGGATGTTCGACGTCGAGGTCGTCGGCAACGTCTTGGAGGTCCGCGACGGCTCCGGGCTCATCGAGCGCTGTCCGGAGTGCGGCCGCGTCGTCCAGAACGGCCAGTGCCGGAGCCACGGCGACGTCGACGGCGAGGACGACCTCCGCGTGAAGGCGATCCTCGACGACGGGACGGACACCGTCACCGTCGTCCTCGACGACGAGCTCACCGCCGAGGTGTACGGCGGCGGCCTCGACGACGCCCTCGACGCCGCGAAGGACGCGATGGACAAGGAGGTCGTCGCCGACGACATCGCCGACACGCTCGTCGGGCGCGCCTACCGCGTCCGCGGGAACCTCTCGGTCGACGACTACGGCGCCACCCTCGACGCGGTCGAGTTCGAGCTCGCGGACGACGACCCGGCCGACCACGCCCGCGCCGCGCTCGCGGAGGTGGGCGAATGA